The genomic window TATAAATTAGGTGAGCTATAAATCAAGATGCTTCCCATATTAGTACGGCGTCTCGCACCTAAAATCAAGTAATACTTTCCATTTAATTCAAATACTTTTGGATCGCGAATATGATCCGTAAAACCTTCTGGGTATGCTGAGTGTGGAATGATCACTTCTCTTGATTCAATTGTAAAACCATCGGGTGAAACTACATGGACAGTATTTTGTTCGCGTCCACTAAATGTATAATCATGGTCACCCTCATTTTTAACGTTACCTGTATAGAAGAAATGAATCTTATCGTCTAATACAATGGCACTGCCTGAATATACACCATCTTGGTCAAACGCTTGATCAGGTGACATAAAGATCTCTTCATCTTTAAATTGCACCATATCTGTCGACGTCTTGTGTCCCCAATGAGTTGCGCCACCTTTAGGGTCTTCCGGAACATATTGATGGTATAAATGATAGACGCCGTCAAATTGCACCGCCCCGTTTGGGTCATTCAACCAGCCTGTTTCAGGCATTTGGTGATAACTAAGTCGCCATGGATCTGCCTCTACACTTGCCTTTAATTTTGCTTGAGCTGCTTGAATTTGTTTCCAGTTAATAGATGCTTTTTTACTCATCAATTCGTCTCCTTTACCTCGATTTTAAACTTCTTCACGAATGGCTTTTCCTTGTAAACGAACTAAGATGAAACCTACTAGGAATGAAGCTAATATCACAATAATGTATTGTGTTAAAGCTGATAAGCTACTTGTATAAAGTAGCAATCCAGGAATAAAAGTAATTCCCATACCAGTTGCTGCTAAGTCGAAGAGGTAAACTAAAAATCCTCCAACCGCACCCGCAACAATCCCTGAACCAAATATACGAAGTGATCTCATGTTAACACCAAATAATAGGGGTTCTGTAATTCCAAATAAAGTAGGCACCGCTGAACTGATCATGTTTGTACGTTTCACTTGGTCCTTCATTAAAAAGGCTGCTCCAATTGCAGCACCAAATTGTCCTGCCATACTCACTGTAGTTAAAGGCTGAATCACATTCAATCCCGTATCACTCAGCAACGTTATTTCGATTAAACCAATTGAATGGTGTAAACCAGTAATAACAATTAATTGTTGAAGTGCTCCAAAGACTATGTAGCCAATACCTAAAGGCGCATTGATTAAAGTGACGATACCATCAATGACAAAACTTTCAATTACTTGAATGATTGGACCTAACACAAATAATATGACACCAATTGTAATCGTAATCGTTAAGAACGGCGTCACAATCAGATCCATCACTTTAGGCACCCATGTACGTAACCATTTGTCTAATTTACTAATCATCCAACCCGCAAGAATCGCTGGGAAAATCGAACCTTGATAGCCATAAATATCAATCCCGAAAATATTCATCGGACTCGCACTGCCGCCTCGAACGTCATAGGCATTCGGTAATTGTGGTGCTACCATCATCAACCCAACAACAATACCTAACAACGGATTCCCACCAAATTTACGCGTTGCACTGTAGGCAATTAACACTGGTAAGAATGCAAAAGCCGTATCTGTTAGCATCGCAAAGAGTCCTGCAACATCTTCAGTCA from Aerococcaceae bacterium DSM 111021 includes these protein-coding regions:
- a CDS encoding PTS transporter subunit EIIC, with protein sequence MGKYDKSIEQLLDVIGGKENIKNYEHCATRLRVVLKDDSKLDKEKADNIEESKGYFFSTGQHQFIFGTGKVNEVTKELDEYLGKTSSDDDGSMKDDIYANLNPVQKVVRILADILVPLIPALVTTGLLMGLRGLLVELGLEMTEDVAGLFAMLTDTAFAFLPVLIAYSATRKFGGNPLLGIVVGLMMVAPQLPNAYDVRGGSASPMNIFGIDIYGYQGSIFPAILAGWMISKLDKWLRTWVPKVMDLIVTPFLTITITIGVILFVLGPIIQVIESFVIDGIVTLINAPLGIGYIVFGALQQLIVITGLHHSIGLIEITLLSDTGLNVIQPLTTVSMAGQFGAAIGAAFLMKDQVKRTNMISSAVPTLFGITEPLLFGVNMRSLRIFGSGIVAGAVGGFLVYLFDLAATGMGITFIPGLLLYTSSLSALTQYIIVILASFLVGFILVRLQGKAIREEV